One Mycolicibacterium sp. TUM20985 genomic window, CGTGATCGCCGCCAGCCTGCCCGCCATCATCGGTGGGCTGACGATCATGGGTGCGCTCGGCATCATGCGGCTGGCCGCCGAGTTCACCCCGGTGCACTTCTTCGCCCAGCCCGTGGTGACCCTGATCGGGTTGGGCATCGCCATCGACTACGGCCTGTTCATCGTCAGCCGGTTCCGAGAGGAGCTGGCCGAGGGGTACGACACCGAGGCGGCCGTCCGCCGCACGATGATGACGTCCGGCCGTACCGTCATGTTCTCCGCGGTGATCATCGTGGCGTCCTCGGTGCCACTGCTGCTCTTCCCGCAGGGGTTCCTCAAGTCGATCACCTACGCGATCATCGCGTCGGTGATGCTCGCGGCGGTCATGTCGAACACCGTGCTCATCGCCGCATTGGCCGTCCTCGGCCCCCGCGTCGACTCGCTCGGGGTCAAGTCGCTGATCAGCTTCGCCGTGCCCGACACGATCAAGTCCGATCCCGCCAACCCGAAGAAGAACACCCTTGCCCTCGCCGCGATCCCGGCGGGCATCCTGCTTCCACCGATCGGCATCGCGGTCGGCCACGTCGCCCGATCCCAGATCAAGAAGACCGGCGAGCAGGGGGCGGGCCTGGCCTACATCGGCCTGGTGTTCGCCTACCTCGGCACCTACGGCGGGCTCGCCTACGGCTGTTACGCGCTGCGGGATGCCGACGTCATCGAGGGTGCGCTGTTCTACATCCTGCTGGGCATCGTCATCTTCTGCGCGTCCGTCACCGCGATCCTCGCCCTGGCGCGGTACATCCCGTTCATTCGCCGGATCACGGTCTGGTGGTTGCACTTCCTCGCCGACAAGACCCAGAAGACGAAGACCCGCGAAGAGGTCGAGAAGGGCTTCTGGGGCACGCTGGTCAACAAGGTGATGAAGCGGCCGGGCCTGTTCGCCCTGCCGATCGTGATCGTGATGATCCTTCTCGTCATCCCGCTGGGTCAGCTGGCACTCGGCGGCATCAGCGAGAAGTACCTGCCCCCGGACAACGCGGTGCGCCAAGCGCAGAACGCATTCGACTCCAGCTTCCCCGGCTACCGCACCGAGAAGTTGACGCTGGTAGTCCAGGGCGCGAGCCCCGAGCAGCTCGCGCAGGTCAAGAGTGAGGCGGCGCAGGTGACCGGCTTCACCGGCACCTGGGACGAGCGCCCCGTCGCGCCGGACGTCAAGGATGCGGCGATCCCGATGGGCGCCAACGGTCAACCGTCGCCGTGCTTGAACGAGGATCTGCCGTGCGTGCTGCAGAACGGCTTGGAGGTGCGCAATGACGCCTCCAAGAAGATCGACGAGCTCCGCAGCATCTCGGCGCCCAAGGGCGTGACCATCTGGGTCGGCGGCACACCGGCCCTCGAGCAGGACAGCATCCACAGCCTCTTCTCGAAGCTGCCGCTGATGGTCGTGGTGCTGATCCTCACGACCACGGTGCTGATGTTCCTGGCGTTCGGTTCGCTCGTGCTCCCGATTAAGGCCGCGTTGATGAGTGCCCTGACGCTCGGTTCGACGATGGGCATCCTGACGTGGATGTTCGTCGACGGGCACGGCTCGGGCCTGATGAACTACACACCGCAGCCGCTGATGGCGCCGATGATCGGGTTGATCATCGCCGTCATCTGGGGTCTGTCGACCGACTACGAGGTGTTCCTGGTCTCCCGCATGGTGGAGGCCAGAGCGCGTGGGCTGTCCACGGCGGAGGCGATTCGCATCGGTACGGCCACGACCGGCCGGTTGATCACGGGCGCCGCGCTCATCTTGGCGGTGGTCGCGGGCGCGTTCGTGTTCTCCGACCTGGTCATGATGAAGTACCTGGCCTTCGGCTTGCTGCTGGCACTTCTGCTCGACGCGACCATCATCCGGATGTTCCTGGTCCCCGCGATCATGAAGATGCTGGGCGACGACTGCTGGTGGGCACCTCAGTGGATGAAGCGCATCCAGGAGCGGCTGGGACTCGGCGAGGTGGAACTGCCCGACGAGCGCAGACGGCCCACGGCCCGCGAGCCCGAGGTGGACGCCGAAGCACTCGTTGGCGCCGGGGCACCGATCCGTGCCCTGCCGCCCCACGATCCCACGCATCCGCAGGGCGGACGATCGCTGACGACGGGCAAGGTCGCGCCGCAGCGGGTCAGCCCGCCGTCGGCGGCCGGGACGACCCGCATCCCGACCGCGTCGGCGCCCGTCGCCGAACCGCCGACCACCCGGATGCCCGCCGCGCCCGCCGATCAGACGACCCGGCTGTCCACCCCCGACGTGGCCACGACACGCACCCCGCGGGTCGACCCGAACCGCCCCGCCACCCCGCCGAGGAGCCCGGCCCCCGCCAGGGGATCCAGCTCGCGCGGTGCCAGTGCCACCGGTAGCCGTGAGATCGAGTCGTGGCTGGGCGATCTGAGGGGTGGCGCCACGGGATCTGGCTCACCGCCAGAAGATCAGCGGCCCACCACGACCGGCCGACATCAGCCGCCCGCCCCGGCGGCCGAGCCGCCCACCACGGCAATTCCCGCCCAGCGGGAGCCGGAGGCCGAACCGTCGACCGAGAAGATCGACATGCGCGAGACCGAGGAGAATCCCAAGCGCCGCGGCGGTGGGATGAGCGCGGCAGATCTGCTTCGCCGGGAAGGCCGGCTCTAGTCGTCCTCGAGGTCGTCGGCCCTGCCCTCGATGGGCGGTCCGACGTTGGCGGCGAGAGCGGCTTCCTCCACGGCCGGATCGTCGGCGAGAAGCACGCGTGCCGCGCTGTTGAGGACCGCCACGATCGGCACTGCGAGAAGGGCGCCGACGATCCCGGCCGTGACCCCGCCCGCCGTGATCGCGAGCACCACCGCGAGCGGATGCAGTGACACCGCCCGGCCCATCACGAGCGGCTGCAGCACGTGCGCCTCGAGTTGCTGCACGGCGATGATCAAGCCGAACGTGATCGCGGCGTAGATCCACCCCTTGGCGATGAGCGCGACGATCACGGCCAGGACGCCGGTGAGGACCGCACCGACCAGGGGGATGAAGGCGCCCAGGAAGACCAACGACGCCAGGGGCAGCGCGAGGGGAATCCCCATGATCGCCAAGCCGGTGCCGATGCCGATCGCGTCGACCAGTGCCACCAGGAACGTCGCGCGGACGTAGCCGATCAGCGAGTGAAACCCGGCGCGGCTGGCATCACGCACCCGGTCCCGCACGGTGAGAGGGAAGACCTTCGTGACGAAGGCGAAGATGTTGCGCCCGCCCTGCAGCAGGAAGATCAGCGTGAACAGCATCAGCAGCGCGCCGGTGACGATCTCGGTGATGGTGCCCGCGGTGGACAGCGCCCCGCTGGTCAGCTTCGACTGATTGTTCTTCAGCGCCTCGATCGCGGTGTCCGTGGCGCTCTTGATCTGGTCGTTGCTGAAGTGCGACAGCAGCCCGGTGTTCAGCGAATTCCTGGCGTTGGTGATGCTGAGAGTCACCTGGTCGATCAGCGCGGGCGCCCCCTGAATGAACTGGCTGACGACGAACGTCAGGATGCCACCCACCACGATGATGCTGCTCAGGATGACCGCGGCGACGGCCGCGCCACGGGGCAGCCCGCGACGGTCGAGGTGGTCGACGAGCGGCAACAGCATCGCCGTCACCATCGTCGCGAGCAGGACCGGCACGATGATGACCTCGAGGTGTATCACCACCCAGAACAGGGCCGCCAGCGCGCCCATGATGATCAGCAGTCGCCACGCCCACGCGGCGGTCTTGCGGACCAGGGGGTGCACCGCTGCGTCGGCCTGCGGGTCTAGCGACAAGGGGAAGCCCTCTGGCATTCCGGTAGCGTAACGACTCGCCGAGCGCGATCCCGGCAAGCTGGTCCGGCGGTCGCGCGCCGTTACCCTGTAGCCGTGTCGCAGGACGCCCCGCACGAGAGGAGCGAAGCGACCCGCGAGCGCGGCAAGTACTGGTGGGTGCGCTGGGCGCTCATCGGTGTCGCGGTCACCGTGCTCAGCGTCGAAGTGGCGCTGGTGTGGGACCAGCTCGCCAAGGCCTGGCGAAGCCTCCTCTCGGCCAACTGGTGGTGGGTGCTCGCGGCCGTGCTGGCGGCGCTGGCCTCGATGCACAGCTTCGCCCATATCCAGCGGACCCTGCTCAAGTCGGCGGGCGTGATCGTCAAGCAGTGGCGGTCGGAGGCCGCGTTCTACGCGGGTAACGCCCTGTCGACGACGATGCCGGGTGGCCCGGTGCTCTCGGCGACGTTCGTCTACCGCCAGCAACGCCTGTGGGGCGCGTCGCCCATGGTCGCGTCGTGGCAGCTGGTCATGTCCGGGGTGTTGCAGGTGGTCGGCCTGGCACTGCTCGGTCTCGCGGGCGCCTTCCTACTCGGCGCCAGCAAGAACCCCCTGTCGCTGATCTTCACCCTCGGCGGTTTCGTCGCGCTGCTGCTGTTGGCGCAGACCGTGGCGTCGAACCCCCAGCAGATCGACGGCATCGGCGTGCGGCTGCTGTCCTGGGTGAACTCCGTGCGCGGCAAGCCGGCCGACACCGGACTGCACAAGTGGCGCGAGATGCTCGTCCAACTCGAGTCGGTCAGCCTGACCCGCCGCGCCCTGGGGACGGCGTTCGGCTGGTCGCTGTTCAACTGGGTGGCCGACGTCGCGTGTCTGGCCTTCGCCGCCTACGCCGCAGGCGGCAAGCCGTCGCTGGCGGGTCTGACGGTGGCCTACGCGGCGGCGCGGGCGGTCGGATCCATCCCGCTCATGCCCGGCGGCCTCCTGGTGGTCGAAGCCGTCCTCGTCCCCGGCCTGGTGTCCAGCGGCATGACGCTGGCGTCGGCGATCTCGACGATGCTCATCTACCGGTTGGTCAGCTGGATCTTCATCTCGTCGATCGGCTGGGTGGTGTTCTTCTTCATGTTTCGCACCGAGAAGGACGTCGATCCCGATGCGGTCCTCGAACCCGAGACCGGGCCATAGGATCACGGCATGCGTCCCACACTCCGGAACACCTGCGCGTTCCTGGGTGCGGCCACCCTCGTCACCGCCTGCGGAACCTCGAGCCAGCCGCCGTCCGAGACGGCCGCCCCGCCGCCTGCCGCCACGGCGGCGAGGGTGCAGGCCACGCCCCTCGTCGCGAGCGTCATCGCAGCACCCATTCCGGTGCCGACCACCGACGGCAAGAAACACCTCGCCTACGAGCTGCAGCTGATCAACGCCCTCGGCAGTGACGTCACGTTGAAGTCGTTGTCCGTCAACGCCGGTGGCGACGAATTACTGACGCTCACCGGTCCGGGACTGGCCTACTGGACACGTGCCCTCGGCGCCGGCCAGACGCCCACCGCGACCCTCGGCCCCGGTCAGGCCGGCATCGTCTGGCTCGACGTCGTGCTCGACGGCTCGGCGCCGGTGCCCACCGACCTGTCGCACACCATCGTCGTCGATCTCGCCAAGCCGATGCCACCCCTGCTGCCCGCCACGATGACCGAGGACGACGTCGCGCCCCTGACGGTGTCCACACGCGAGCCGGTCACCATCTCACCGCCGCTCACCGGCCCGCGCTGGCTGGACGCCAACAGCTGCTGCGATATGACGGCACACCGGATGGCCATGAATCCCCTCGACGGAAGCCTCTGGGCCGCTGAGCGTTTCGCGATCGACTACCTCCAGCTGAGCGCCGACGACACCCTCTATCGAGGTGACCGGTCCGCACCGGAGAGCTACCCGTACTTCGGCGCCGACATCCATGCGGTCGCCGACGGACCGGTCGTCTCCGTGCTCGACGGGTTGCCGGAGCAGGTCGCCGGTAGGAGTCCCACCGGTCTGCCGCTCGAACAGTACGGCGGCAATCACGTCGTGCAGGACATCGGCGGCGGCAACTACGCGTTCTACGCGCACCTCCAGACCGGTTCGGTGCAGGTGAAGCCGGGCGACCGACTCGCGACCGGTCAGGTGCTCGGCAAGCTCGGCAACAGTGGCAACACCGACGCCCCGCATCTGCACTTTCACATAATGAGTACGCCGGATCCGTTGCGCTCCAACGGTTTACCATTCGTATTCAAGGACTTCACCCTGGACGGAAGGATGGCGTCGATGGAAGCGCTGGATCCCCTGCTGACGGGGCAACCCGTGGCCCTGCCCCCTGGCGAAACGGCCCGCGACGAGAAGGACCTCAGCCCGCTGGTTCTCGACGTGATGTCCTATGCCGGAGGCTAACCGGGCGACGGCGCGCACCGCGGCGCTCGCCCTCCTCGCCGACGCGGTGTGCGTGCTGGCGTTCTGCACGGTCGGCAGACGGAGCCACGCCGAGGGCCTCACGGTCGCCGGCATCCTCGAAACGGCCTGGCCGTTCCTGGCGGGGACGGCCGTCGGTTGGCTGGGCGCCAGGGGCTGGCAACGGCCGACGTCGTTGGCCCCGACGGGCCTGGTCGTCTGGTTGAGCACCGTCGTGATCGGAATGCTGTTGCGCAAGGCTACTTCTGCGGGGACGGCGGTCAGCTTCGTGGTGGTCGCTTCGCTTTCGACCGCCATTCTGCTACTCGGTTGGCGCCTCGGCGCAAGGGTCCTGGCTCGCCGTTGAAAGAGCCGTAGTGCGTCGAATCTGGTGTGGGCTCAGGCGAAGTCGATACGGTCAGGGTGGCCCGCAGACCACCGAGCGGGCTGGTCGACAGCTCGATGCCACCCCCGTGCAGCGCCGCCTGCTGGGCCACCAGCGCGAGGCCCAGACCCGATCCACCCGGGGCTGCCGTACTGCCCCGGGCAAACCTCCCCATGACGAACTGGTGCTCGTCGGCGGGTAGTCCGCAGCCGTCGTCGTCGACCACGATGGTGAGCACCTCGGCCTGCCCGTCGACCGCGGCGGGCCGGTGGGCGGTCAACGTGATGGTCGTGGCCCCACCGTGCGCGATCGCATTGCGCACCAGGTTGTCCACTGCGAGCCGAAGTCCGGCCGGCCAGCCCCAGATGGTCCCAATCGCGTCATCGCTCTGCACGACGATCTGCACCGCCCCGGTTCGGCCGTTCTCGCGGGCGACCCGGTCGAGCATGTCCGTGACGTCGATGATCTCGCGGTCCTCGGCCTGTGCCAACTGACCCGACGCGAGCTGCCCGAGAGCGGTGATGATGGCTTCGACCCGGCGTTGCGCCCTGGCGAGGTCGGCGACGACCTCCTCGCGTTCGTCTGCGGGCAGGTCGTGGATGCGCAGGGTGTCGAGGTCGGCTCGCATCGCGGTCAGCGGGGTACGCAGTTCGTGAGCGGCGTTGGCGGCGAAGTCCTGGGCCGCCTGCAGCGAATTGGTCGTGGCCAGCTGCGCGGCGGCGAGGCGTTCGAGCATGCCGGCCATCGCATCGGACAGCTCCTCGGCCTCGCGAGCGCCCTTCACGGCCGTCATCCGGTCGCTGCCCTTCCCCAGCCGCATGGTCTGCTCGGTGAGCTTGCGCAACGGCCGAACCGCGGGGCCGGCCAGCAGCCAGCCGAGACCGCCGGCGAGGAGCACGGTCACGACGCCGACGCTGGTGTAGAGCGGGATGCGCGCCCGGTTCAGCAGGATGCTGTCGGCGCGGATGCCGACCGACATGAGGACCTGACCGCCCTGCTGATCCAGCGGGATGGTGCGGACCCGGTATTCGATGCCATTGACCTCGACGGTTTCGCTGCCCGGCGGTAACTCCGGAAGCTGGAAACCCCGCTGGAACATCACCTGGCCCGACGACTCGGACCGCCCGGTCTGGAGTACGCCGTTCGTCTGGTCGTACACGCTGGCGTCGACGATCGCGTCCAGTCGACGGTCGAGCTGCGCGGCGTCGTTGTTGGCCAGCACCAACGACGTGAGCACCGTGAAGACCGCGACGACGGCGGCCGCGGCCGCGGCCGCCGCGATCGCGACACGCGTACGCAGCGAGGCCGACCGGCCGAGCGGCAGTCGCACCTCAGGGCTCGTCGCGCAGAACGTATCCGATCCCGCGCACGGTGTGGATCACCCTGGGGTGGCCCTCGCGTTCGAGCTTGCGTCGCAGATAGCTGATGAAGACGTCGGCGACGTTGGTGTCCACTTCGAAGTCGTAACCCCACACCAACTCGAGCAACCGCTGCCGGGACAACACGACGCCGGCGTTCTCGGCCAGGACGGCGAGCAGGTCGAACTCCCGCTTGGTCAGGTCGGCCCGCTCGCCGTCGACGAACACCAGCCTCCTGGCGGTGTCGATCGTCAACGGTCCGATCGACATGCTGTCCGGCGAACGGTCCGACAGACTCGAGCGCCGCAACAGCGCGTGCAACCTGGCCACGAGCTCACCGAGGTCGAACGGCTTGGTCAGGTAGTCGTCGGCGCCCGCCTCGAGCCCGGCGATCCGGTCGTTGACCGTGTCCCGCGCCGAGAGCACGCAGATCGGGATGTCGTTGCCGAGGGCCCGCAACGCGGTCACCACGGCCACGCCGTCCAACTCCGGCATCTGCACGTCGAGCACCAAGGCGTCGTGCGATTCAGTCGACAGCAAGCGCAAGGCTTCCTTGCCGGTCGCCGCGACGCGTACGTCGAAACCGGAGTGCCGCAATCCACGGGCCACGGATGTCCTGACGTCCGGATCGTCGTCGACCATCAACACCGTGCGACCCGCGCCGTCAAGCGCGGATGGTTCAGCCACCCGCACCCGGTCTACGGAATGGCTGGGGCAGGTGCCGCGCCGCAGCGATTCTTCAGGTCGACGAGGGGCTGACGGATGCCGGTCAGGTCGGCCTTGACGCCCGGGTTCTGCTCCATGTAGTTCGAGACCTCGGTGCGCACCTCATCGCGCGGCAGGCCTTCGAGGCTGGTGAAGAAGTAGTTCACGTCGGGGTGGGTGAACAGGTACGCCGAGGTCGACGCCGAGACACCCGACGCCACACCCGCGAGGTCCGCGGCACTGCAGTTCGGGGGGTTGAGAGCGGGATCGTCTGCCATGGCAGACGGAAGCGCACCGAACAGCATTGCGCCTGCGATAGCGCCGGCGCCCAGTGCGCCAGCTACCGCACGTCGCCCAGCACGGGCCGAGACTGACATGATCAAGCTCCTTCTTCCAGGGTGCACGGTCGATCAGGTTCCTTCGGCGCCCACCAAACCCGTGAAGTCGCCGATAACCGAAAGCTAAGCAGAATTGGTGACGACTTTCTTGCCTTGCGACCAAACCGGCGCCAAAGAGACGGAACGCGCAGTTCACGGCGCATCTCGTGAACACGCGGGCGAGTCGCTGTGCGCTACCTGGGATTCGTCGTCGAGGGGCCCGGCAACGGGCCGGTACCCGGTGTGACCGCTGCGGCAGGGGACGGCTGCGCTGGCAGGGACGTTCCCGGCACCCCCACAGGCTGTGCCGTGGGCTGCGCACCTGGCAAACCCCCCGGCAGCGATCCGGCCGACGACTGCGCCCCCTGCAGCAGCCCCAGCAGCTGCGGCAGCGTGAGGGGCAGCTGGCAGCGGGCCGCCAGCCCGGCGAGCGGACTCTGCAGCGCCTGCATGTCCTTGGCGGCTTGCGGGTTGGCGTCGAAGTAGGTCTTCAGCGCGGCGAGCGACTGCGGACCCGACTGCTGCTGCGAGATGGTCGTCAGCGCGGTGTTGGTCTCCGGGTGCGTGTCGAGATAGTTGCCGGTCGACGTGGCCACCGAACCGATCGTGCGGGCGACCTGACTGGCCGCGCACGGGTCGGTCGCGGCCGTCGCCGACGGTGCGCCCGGCGCTGCCATCGTCGTCGCGATCACACCGCCGACTGCGCATGCAGCGAACACGCCTCCGAGGCCGCGCCGCAGCGCACCGGTGGTGGTCTTCACGGGTCACTCCTCACCTGGTGCGGTGGCGCATTGCCTGGCCACCGCGCCAATCACTGGTTTCGCTGCCGGCAAAGGCCGTCCACCCCTTGGCGGTCACGCGCCATCCTGCCATCCGGCGAGCCTGCCGACCAACCGCACAGCAAAGTCCCAGGTCAGCTGGCGGGATAGCTGACGGCGCCCGATGCGGCTGCGGGGGGCGGTTACCCTACCCCACGCTGAGGTAGGCTCTCGCTACGAAACGCGGGGAGTAAGACAGGGGTCTGCCATCCAGCAGTTCATGTTGCGGCTGAGCAGCAAGCTGCGAAGACACCGCTGGGCGGTCTTCATAGCGTGGCTGCTGCTCCTGGTCCCCGCTCTATACCTCGCGCTGAACCAGTCGGGCAACCTCACCGGCGGCGGCTTCGAGGTCGCCGGGTCTCAATCGCTGGCCGTCGAGCACGCCATTCAGGATCACTTCCCCGACCAGGGTGCCTCTCCGCTGGCACTGGTCGCCGCGCCGCGGGCCGATGCCTCGTTCGACGACATGACGCAGGCCGTGGCGCAGCTCGAACGCATCGCCGCAGAAGTCCCCAGCGTCAAGGTCGTCGCCAACCCGCAGCAGCCGCCCCCGCAGCCGGACCGGCCCTACGTGCTGACCCTGCAGACGGACTTCAACAGCGGCAGTTCTGATCTGGCCAAGCAGTTGCGCAAGAAGGTGGGCATCGACGGCGACCAGCCCGGTCAGGCCCAGGACGGCAGGGTCAAGCTCTACGTCATCGGCCAAGGCGCCCTCGGTGCCGCGGCGAGCGAGGCCACCAAGCACGACATCGCCCAGGCCGAGAAGTGGAACCTGCCGATCGTCATGATCGTCCTGCTGGCGGTCTTCGGGTCGCTCGCCGCGGCCGCGATGCCGCTGGTGCTCGGCATCTGCACTGTGGTCGTGACCATGGGGCTGGTCTACCTCCTGTCGATGGTCACCCAGATGTCGGTCTTCGTCACCTCGACGGTGTCGATGTTCGGTATCGCCCTGGCCGTGGACTATTCGTTGTTCATCCTCATGCGGTTCCGGGAGGAGCTGCGGTCCGGTCGCGACCCCGCTCAGGCGGCCGACGCCGCGATGGCGACCTCGGGTCTCGCGGTGCTGTTGTCGGGTCTCACGGTGATCGCCTCGGTGACCGGCATCTACCTCATCCACACGCCGGTCCTGGCCTCCATGGCCACGGGCGCCATCCTCGCGGTCGCCGTTGCGGTGCTGACCTCCACGACGCTGATCCCCGCGGTCCTCGCCACGGTCGGCAAGGCGGCGTCCAAGCGATCGTCGTGGCTGCACGTGTCCCGTCGACCGGAAACCACGCAGTCACGGTTCTGGACCCGCTGGGTCGGCTGGGTGATGCGCAGACAGTGGATCTCGGCGCTCGGCGCGACCCTCGTGCTGGTCGTACTCGCCACGCCGGCGTTCGCGATGACGCTGGGCAACAGCCTGCAGCGCCAGTTCGAGCCCACCCACGAGATTCGGGGCGGTATCAGCGCGGCGTCTCAGGCGCTGGGTCCCGGCGCACTGGGGCCCGTCCGCGTCCTGGTCACCTTCCCCGACGGGAACGCCAACGGGTCGGCGAACACCGGGGCACTGGATGCGATCCAGCAGAAGGTGAGCCAGGGTCCCGACGTGGCGACGGTATCGCCGCCGGTGTTCGCCAACGACAACCGCAGCGCCCTGCTGTCGGCGGTGCTGTCGATCGACCCGGAGGACCCGGCGGCCCGCGACACCGTGGACTGGTTGCGCGCCGAGTTGCCCCGCGCCGCACCGGGTTCGCCCGCCGTCGTCGACGTCGGCGGCCCGACGGCGCTGCTCAAGGACTTCGACCAACGCGTGGCCGTGACGCAACCGCTGGTGTTCGTATTCGTCGCGCTCATCGCGTTCGTGATGCTGCTGATCTCGATCCGTTCGGTCTTCCTAGCGCTCAAGGGCGTCCTGAT contains:
- a CDS encoding MMPL family transporter — protein: MFAWWGRMVYQFRYAVIGIMVALCVGGGIYGASLGQHVTQSGFYDDTSQSVAASVLADDVYGRDRLSHIVAVLDAPEGKKANDPQWSKQVKSELDAIVADHPDQILYWRGYLENPSGDPTTNAALANDGTRTFVVMPLKGDDDDTILKNYKIIEPDLQTVDDGKIKLAGLQPIASELTGTIGDDQKRAEVAAIPLVAVVLFFVFGTVIAASLPAIIGGLTIMGALGIMRLAAEFTPVHFFAQPVVTLIGLGIAIDYGLFIVSRFREELAEGYDTEAAVRRTMMTSGRTVMFSAVIIVASSVPLLLFPQGFLKSITYAIIASVMLAAVMSNTVLIAALAVLGPRVDSLGVKSLISFAVPDTIKSDPANPKKNTLALAAIPAGILLPPIGIAVGHVARSQIKKTGEQGAGLAYIGLVFAYLGTYGGLAYGCYALRDADVIEGALFYILLGIVIFCASVTAILALARYIPFIRRITVWWLHFLADKTQKTKTREEVEKGFWGTLVNKVMKRPGLFALPIVIVMILLVIPLGQLALGGISEKYLPPDNAVRQAQNAFDSSFPGYRTEKLTLVVQGASPEQLAQVKSEAAQVTGFTGTWDERPVAPDVKDAAIPMGANGQPSPCLNEDLPCVLQNGLEVRNDASKKIDELRSISAPKGVTIWVGGTPALEQDSIHSLFSKLPLMVVVLILTTTVLMFLAFGSLVLPIKAALMSALTLGSTMGILTWMFVDGHGSGLMNYTPQPLMAPMIGLIIAVIWGLSTDYEVFLVSRMVEARARGLSTAEAIRIGTATTGRLITGAALILAVVAGAFVFSDLVMMKYLAFGLLLALLLDATIIRMFLVPAIMKMLGDDCWWAPQWMKRIQERLGLGEVELPDERRRPTAREPEVDAEALVGAGAPIRALPPHDPTHPQGGRSLTTGKVAPQRVSPPSAAGTTRIPTASAPVAEPPTTRMPAAPADQTTRLSTPDVATTRTPRVDPNRPATPPRSPAPARGSSSRGASATGSREIESWLGDLRGGATGSGSPPEDQRPTTTGRHQPPAPAAEPPTTAIPAQREPEAEPSTEKIDMRETEENPKRRGGGMSAADLLRREGRL
- a CDS encoding AI-2E family transporter, producing MPEGFPLSLDPQADAAVHPLVRKTAAWAWRLLIIMGALAALFWVVIHLEVIIVPVLLATMVTAMLLPLVDHLDRRGLPRGAAVAAVILSSIIVVGGILTFVVSQFIQGAPALIDQVTLSITNARNSLNTGLLSHFSNDQIKSATDTAIEALKNNQSKLTSGALSTAGTITEIVTGALLMLFTLIFLLQGGRNIFAFVTKVFPLTVRDRVRDASRAGFHSLIGYVRATFLVALVDAIGIGTGLAIMGIPLALPLASLVFLGAFIPLVGAVLTGVLAVIVALIAKGWIYAAITFGLIIAVQQLEAHVLQPLVMGRAVSLHPLAVVLAITAGGVTAGIVGALLAVPIVAVLNSAARVLLADDPAVEEAALAANVGPPIEGRADDLEDD
- a CDS encoding lysylphosphatidylglycerol synthase transmembrane domain-containing protein; translation: MSQDAPHERSEATRERGKYWWVRWALIGVAVTVLSVEVALVWDQLAKAWRSLLSANWWWVLAAVLAALASMHSFAHIQRTLLKSAGVIVKQWRSEAAFYAGNALSTTMPGGPVLSATFVYRQQRLWGASPMVASWQLVMSGVLQVVGLALLGLAGAFLLGASKNPLSLIFTLGGFVALLLLAQTVASNPQQIDGIGVRLLSWVNSVRGKPADTGLHKWREMLVQLESVSLTRRALGTAFGWSLFNWVADVACLAFAAYAAGGKPSLAGLTVAYAAARAVGSIPLMPGGLLVVEAVLVPGLVSSGMTLASAISTMLIYRLVSWIFISSIGWVVFFFMFRTEKDVDPDAVLEPETGP
- a CDS encoding M23 family metallopeptidase produces the protein MRPTLRNTCAFLGAATLVTACGTSSQPPSETAAPPPAATAARVQATPLVASVIAAPIPVPTTDGKKHLAYELQLINALGSDVTLKSLSVNAGGDELLTLTGPGLAYWTRALGAGQTPTATLGPGQAGIVWLDVVLDGSAPVPTDLSHTIVVDLAKPMPPLLPATMTEDDVAPLTVSTREPVTISPPLTGPRWLDANSCCDMTAHRMAMNPLDGSLWAAERFAIDYLQLSADDTLYRGDRSAPESYPYFGADIHAVADGPVVSVLDGLPEQVAGRSPTGLPLEQYGGNHVVQDIGGGNYAFYAHLQTGSVQVKPGDRLATGQVLGKLGNSGNTDAPHLHFHIMSTPDPLRSNGLPFVFKDFTLDGRMASMEALDPLLTGQPVALPPGETARDEKDLSPLVLDVMSYAGG
- a CDS encoding DUF3054 domain-containing protein produces the protein MPEANRATARTAALALLADAVCVLAFCTVGRRSHAEGLTVAGILETAWPFLAGTAVGWLGARGWQRPTSLAPTGLVVWLSTVVIGMLLRKATSAGTAVSFVVVASLSTAILLLGWRLGARVLARR
- a CDS encoding sensor histidine kinase, with the protein product MRLPLGRSASLRTRVAIAAAAAAAAVVAVFTVLTSLVLANNDAAQLDRRLDAIVDASVYDQTNGVLQTGRSESSGQVMFQRGFQLPELPPGSETVEVNGIEYRVRTIPLDQQGGQVLMSVGIRADSILLNRARIPLYTSVGVVTVLLAGGLGWLLAGPAVRPLRKLTEQTMRLGKGSDRMTAVKGAREAEELSDAMAGMLERLAAAQLATTNSLQAAQDFAANAAHELRTPLTAMRADLDTLRIHDLPADEREEVVADLARAQRRVEAIITALGQLASGQLAQAEDREIIDVTDMLDRVARENGRTGAVQIVVQSDDAIGTIWGWPAGLRLAVDNLVRNAIAHGGATTITLTAHRPAAVDGQAEVLTIVVDDDGCGLPADEHQFVMGRFARGSTAAPGGSGLGLALVAQQAALHGGGIELSTSPLGGLRATLTVSTSPEPTPDSTHYGSFNGEPGPLRRGANRVAEWRSKAKRPPRS
- a CDS encoding response regulator transcription factor, whose translation is MVDDDPDVRTSVARGLRHSGFDVRVAATGKEALRLLSTESHDALVLDVQMPELDGVAVVTALRALGNDIPICVLSARDTVNDRIAGLEAGADDYLTKPFDLGELVARLHALLRRSSLSDRSPDSMSIGPLTIDTARRLVFVDGERADLTKREFDLLAVLAENAGVVLSRQRLLELVWGYDFEVDTNVADVFISYLRRKLEREGHPRVIHTVRGIGYVLRDEP
- a CDS encoding heme-binding protein, with product MSVSARAGRRAVAGALGAGAIAGAMLFGALPSAMADDPALNPPNCSAADLAGVASGVSASTSAYLFTHPDVNYFFTSLEGLPRDEVRTEVSNYMEQNPGVKADLTGIRQPLVDLKNRCGAAPAPAIP
- a CDS encoding hemophore, giving the protein MKTTTGALRRGLGGVFAACAVGGVIATTMAAPGAPSATAATDPCAASQVARTIGSVATSTGNYLDTHPETNTALTTISQQQSGPQSLAALKTYFDANPQAAKDMQALQSPLAGLAARCQLPLTLPQLLGLLQGAQSSAGSLPGGLPGAQPTAQPVGVPGTSLPAQPSPAAAVTPGTGPLPGPSTTNPR